The proteins below are encoded in one region of Gopherus flavomarginatus isolate rGopFla2 chromosome 12, rGopFla2.mat.asm, whole genome shotgun sequence:
- the TMEM238L gene encoding transmembrane protein 238-like has translation MACGCGRCAVFLLGALALDAAGLVLVLVGSVAQPARAGRPYGDCLVLSGALLLFLSLLCWLLWYSGNLRGVPASELPPGARSPAPAPRSSLLRLASKLSERLSQHRPPLPSPSPPAPGPLELRRLCAMESPGAHGDRLV, from the coding sequence ATGGCCTGCGGCTGCGGACGCTGCGCGGTTTTCCTGCTTGGGGCGCTGGCCCTGGACGCGGCCGGGCTGGTGTTGGTGCTGGTGGGGTCGGTGGCGCAGCCGGCCCGGGCTGGGCGGCCATACGGGGATTGCCTGGTGCTGTCCGGCGCGCTGCTGCTCTTCCTCTCGCTGCTCTGCTGGCTGCTGTGGTACTCGGGGAACCTACGCGGGGTGCCGGCCTCCGAGCTGCCCCCCGGGGCCCGCAGCCCCGCGCCCGCGCCGCGCTCCAGCCTGCTCCGCCTGGCCAGTAAACTCTCGGAGCGCCTGTCCCAGCACCGCCCGCCGCTGCCCAGCCCTTCCCCGCCGGCCCCCGGGCCGCTGGAGCTCCGCCGCCTGTGCGCCATGGAGAGCCCGGGGGCGCACGGGGACCGGCTGGTGTAA